A stretch of DNA from Glycine max cultivar Williams 82 chromosome 18, Glycine_max_v4.0, whole genome shotgun sequence:
AAATCGTGAACCTCCATCTGAATCTGCATTCGTCACTTGTTCTGCAATCTCGTCCGTAATCCCGTGAAGGAGAACCATGTCGTCTCCTATGTATCTGGGCTGTAAATCCACCCCCGTCAGCCACCATAACTCGTCCTCTACTCTCTCAAATAGGGCCGGATTTTGTAATCTCCCTACCCATGCATCTTTCAACCATTTGGTGTCTTCCTTTCCGAGCTCTATGTGGACCAGCGAGGAAGAAGATCCACGACTGTGACCATGGTTGTTGATAACCATTTGACTTTTCGGGACCCAATTAGTTCGTGTCAGCGCTTCCAAGTAAGATTTTGGTGTTGGCTGTTGAGCGTATCTGGCGCGGTCATCCACTATATTGATCTTCTCGTGATGGCTCTGTTGCTTCCGCCATTTTCGTTCCTCCTTAGCTGCTCCCGTTCATACTTGGGGATGTTGACATATAACTTCAACCCGCCAATAACAACCTTATCCAACTGTCTCGCGATGTATTGTGCGTCTCGTATCCCCTTAAACCTAACAAATCCATACCTCCTGCCCGTATTGTTCCTGCATTTTGCTATAAACACTTCTCTAACATCCCCCCATTTCTTAAAATGATACCACAGCTCCCTTTTTGTTATGTCATCTCCAAATCGGGTGAAGTAGAAGGACGTAATTTCGTGGTTGTCTCTCCAATTTGATGTGGCGTTGTGTTGCGAGGCTTTTCCGGTGTTTCCTGTGTACTCCCTTCGGGTTGCATCCCTATGGCGGACTCTATCACTCTGATATTCCTTGCCTCTAAACCTATCTCTCCCCTCCCCGGTGTTTCTCTCTCTAACCATCTCTCTTAATCACCAAAGTCTTCCgagatatttttttacttgctGGATGTTTTGTGACATGTTAGTCACATGATGAGAAGCACCAGAATCAAGGTACCAACTCTGAATAGGAGTTGCAGAAGCACTAGTCAGAAAAACCTGAGGCTGAATAGCTTGCTGTTTGGAAACAAGATGATTGACTTGTGGTGGTGGTTGAATGTAGGTGTATTGAGGTGGAACAGCAGCAATATATGTCTGAGAATAACCATACTGTGAAGATGGAACTATGTACTGAATAAGTTGGGCATACTGAACTTGCTGTGAGGGCTGAGCAGAAGAAGCCCATTGAACAGATTGTGTTGAAGTAGCTTGTGCAGCAGCAGGTGGAGGAAGAGTGGAACATAGTTCTCTTCAAGACgatgataacaaaatgatgcaccTTGTCCAAATTTGTAACAAATTTGGCACTGCACATCAGCAAAGCGACCTCGACCGCCACGGCCACTGCGTCTTGAGCCACGACCATCGCATCCTGAGCCACGACCACCGTGGTTATTCCGGCCACCACCACAACCACTAAAAAATTGATATCCACTGTAATCATTGGAGGAATTGTCACCAGAGGGCTGAGTAGTCAAATTGATTTGAATCTGAGAATTAGGGTTCACAGATTGGGCCGAATTAGGATTAGAAAAATTCTCGAGAGGAATTGCCAAAGAGACCTTCAATGAGGTTAATAGAACCTATGGCACGCTTTCTAGATCATTAAATTCGCACTTCGTGCTCTAACAATATAGTTTTGACTTCATCAATCGAAAGTCGATCAAATTTGGTACTAATTACTAAAATCGATGAGTCATACTCATCAGGAAGGCCATCAAGAATCAAATTCAGATGCTTGGACGCAGGCATCGATTCACCAATAGAAATAAGTTCATTAACCAGGTTCTgaacatgaagaagataatCAGTAATGGAGTGATTATCAAGAGAGAGACCTCGAAGTTCATTGCAAGTTGACAAACTTGAGCTTGAGTGAGCAATTGAAAATGCAACAGAATTCTGTCCCATAACTGCCACGAAAATTTGCAACCAATCACTCGTGTAAGCATGTCGCCAGAAATAGTGGACTGAAGCCAAGCAATAAGAAACTGATCCTGTTCCTCCCAGTTGCGATACTCAGCAGTGACTGTCAGAATTTTGATCTTCAACAGAAGCATACTTCTGCAGAATAATCGGATTTATGAGATAGTGTTGAAGGTGATGACTCTTGACCACAGGTTCAACTTGTTAAAGCCAGAGAAGTTAGTTCTTCGCATGCAGTTTCCAAGAGATAGAGTGCACGAAAATCTTCGAAGCAGTCGACGGCAAAGAGGAAGGCGGAGGGGAGggaggaggagaagaagaaatagGTGCGGAagccatgaacaaaagctaggtTTCAACCTAAGCTCTGAATACCATATTAGAGTTGAGAGaatttgaaagagagagaagaaagtgaGATTGAGAAATCTGATGTTATTCAACCCAAGTCTTAACTGATTGCAGTTCAGATTATATAGATGATCTAACATCTAACTAACCTAACTGTCAACTAACCTAAGTTAGTTGATACAGCTGGCACTTAGCTGTTACACACTAAAGTCCTCTTAACTAATCACAAACTAACTAGACAAACAGATTACTGTATTAAAGCAAAAATACATTTTGAGTAATGTAATACTCTAATAAGCAGCAgataatatatcaaataaaattatcattttcccTGCTGGCTGTGAAGAGACCCAAAAAATAGGAGTCACAAAAGAGCATGTCATCACACCATCACCATTCTTCACAGATAGGGAAAACAGACacatgaaaaggaagaaaaaaaagagtaatagCCACCTGGATTTAACACCTTCAATGAACGCTGGAATGTTCTCAGCAGTTCCAATTTCACTCAGCATTTTGAGGACAGCCTGCAAAACCAAAAGTTACATTAGCCTTGTTCAATGAGTATAGTCAAAGGTTAGACTTCTGCTTTGTTTGCTTTCCATATTTAAATAAGCAATAGAAAATAATCATGAGAACATCCTAAACCATTTATATTACCTCATTGGCTCCACCATGAAGAGGTCCATATAGAGCTCCAACAGCCCCGGCAATAGCAGTATATACATCAACACCACTGCAAAGTACAAATAAGGTAATAGTTACATAATATAAGACAGGTTGCTTCATTTTGCTCGGAAAATTGCCAGTTAGACCAAATTGTGTCTGTTTAAAAGCAGTCAAAGCAGACTCAGTAAGTTTGATTTGCAGGACTCCCTTGCTTAAGTAGTAAGATGTCTACCTTGATGAGAGGTGTCGTACAGCAGATGTAGAGCAATTCATTTCATGTTCTGCATGCAGGATGAAGATAATGTCCAGTGCTCGAGTTAGCCGAGGATTAGGTTTATATGATCGATTGCCACTGAAAACATGGATAtggaaattttatttaagttacGCTGATAAATCTcatgataataaaaatcaattagtATGTAGTTAACATTCTACCATCAAAGATTAAATCATACTGGTTTTTTTTGGTGAGTAAATGATATTACTTTTGATAagatatagatttttttatatcagaggaagagaaaaaagaaaaccatcATGAAGCTCAGAACTCCgaagaaaaaataacttaaaaacaaaaaacaacttcAGGTTATTACAAATATCAATCAGACTTACAAAGAATCTAGCATGTATAGGAAGTTCTCTGTGTAAGAAAGTTTGTTGGATGGAAGCACAGGTGGCCTTCCTGCCAATCTAAGATTAATTGCAGCAGCAATTGTTGTTATCTGCaatcaaagaagaaaatgatgatgtTACATAGCAGTTGGACAGCTTGCAAATAAGCATTGAATTGCTTGAATACTTCACAAAAATTTCAGAAGATAACCAATAAGCACATGAGAAGCATTCAGAATAATTGAATTACTTATTACATATATCTGGGGCAGAAGCTTAAGAAGAATAAAGACAACGGAATAAGCAAACCTTTCCAATAACCCGTGCTACTTGCTTGTCTCTCACTTGCTTTGAGTTGTAGATATCAAGACCctacattaaaatataaaaaagttttaaaagaaatagcCAAACCTGAATCAAATACAAGAAGGCAATAACATGTTAAATCCTAATAAATAATAGAGTACAACTCTGCACTCACATGTGTATTGAACTAAGACATAGGAAAATGTAATATCCCATGAGAATCACTTATCTAAATAATGAACGACATCAAATCTAAAAGAGAGGCAGGCAGGTAATTCAACAAACTGTAATTCTGGGAGTACCaattttttcaatataacaACTAAGCATTATTTAATTGTGACAgcagtaattgattaaaaataaatcattattttcaaTAGAACAATTTAGCATTATTTGGCAGAATCTACTGTAAAAATTGACTGGAAAACAATCacctatttttccttttcttaagtAAGTACATCAAAGCTGAGGTAAACAATAGTTCAAACTTAGAAAATACGATGCAGATCTTTTGATTACTTGTCtcattatacatttaaataGTGCAATCATCTTAGGCAATAGCTACCAACTCAGATCTTCAGGGTTCAgaaaacttaaaagcaaaataacattaatttataaattgttataagaGTTCTGAGTTTTAatttgaaactaaaattttcaGTTTCAATTTCGTAGAGATCTAAAATCTTCAGAGACTCCCATAAATAGTGCAATCATCTTAGGCAATAGCTACCAACTCAGATCTTCAGGGTTCAGAAAACTTAAagcaaaataacattaatttataaattgttaCAAGAGTTCTGAGTTTTAatttgaaactaaaattttcaGTTTCAATTTCGTAGAGATCTAAAATCTTCAGAGACTCCCATAATGTTTAGAATCCATTAGAATATCCTAGAGGCATATCTCATAATATCAtggttataaatttagaatagtTCCGAGTATCTTAGATAATCTCTTAGGAATACCTTCCATATTTCTTTACTTTTACAATTTGTTTCCTCGTTTCATCAGGATTAGGAGTcttgtataaatataaatagagCTTAGAGCTTTGTTTTCAATATCACATCCAAGATCAAACACGTCATCTCATTGTATACAAGAGAACATTATTCAGAATATATATTCTCTCTCCTCCTCCTTACCTAGCTAAGTCCCTTTAATCTTGACAGAATCAAAGTTCGTTGCTGTATATAATACTcacaaaaaatcaaatgaaacaaGCTAAAAGGTTTGCAAActatagaaattttaaaaaatattagttctacaaaataaaattaacataattccATAACAAAGGTAAGATTTGCAAAGTTCAATCTTATATTATCATTGTTTGTGAATCAATGCTGAACAGATCAAAAGTTCAGTAACTTGAACTTGACCAAAGTCTCTGTTACTTACTTTGAGAGCAGGATTTGCATCAGGATGATAAACAGACAAAGCACTCATGGCATTGACAAGCATACCCATAGGATGTGCATCATGAGGCATTGATTGTATCATATCCTACAAAACAATTGTATACTGCTGCTGTTAGATTAATACACTTGTActtctccaaaaaaaattaacaacctGATTACTCTCCTTTATATAATCATGACAACATTTTTTGCCAATATAAAATACAATTggcatattaaattttaagcaATAATACAACAGATGTGGTTTTCTTACAAATCTAAAAATGGTTACCGACTGAAACCAGAAGGTTACCAGATAGGAAATTGGGTCCTTAAACCAGTAGTAAGTCATTTAATAACAGAAAAGCTCACCAAAACTCCTTGTGGTACAGCTGAATGCTGAGATATGGTGAACTCCCATTCTGTTAACTGACTTTCAGAAGGCAAATTTCCATACACTAAAGACAAAGAAAGGTAGAGTTAATAAACACTAAATACATGTATGTAATTCATAAAATGAAGCCTGTAATTAACAGGATTCATAAATAAGGACCCTACACCAGCCTAAACTGTATCCATCTTTGCTGATATAAATTCTGTATCTCAGCTAATCAtcagtgaaaagaaaaatccattCACTTATCATAAGCAATGGCCACAGGAGAGAGATGAGAGAGAGAGTTAGAGAGAgacacagagagagagagtgagggCGCGAGAGACTGCCAAggagcgagagagagagagcgagaGACAGAACTCGAGGGAAGGAGAGATGGAGCGAAAACAGAAGAACACCAACTGGGTCTTCATGGAGACGAAGGAGCATGGATCGAGAGGAAAACCTACATGGTGGGAAACGAATCAATGTCCAGGGACGGGTCAACACTCTTGCTGATGAAGATAACTGGACTACGGTGGTTACTAGAAGATCAGCGAAGGCCATGAAGAAGCAATCACTAACGGGAAGACAATCAAAGAACTTGGAATCAGGCGGACACTCTAAACACTACAGCCTTAACTGGAGGAACTATGCTGATATCACTTCCTTCTATTTCACTCATTTTCCTGAAGAAGTTAACGAAGAGCTGCTATGGGGCTATTTTAAAAAGTGGGGCGATGTTCGTGAAGTATATATTGCTAAAAGGCTCAACAAGGAAGGTAGGAGATATGGCTTCGTGCGGTTTAAGGGAGTGTCGGGCGTAAAAGGCTTGGAGGTGAGACTGGATAACATCTTCATCAATGACTGTAAATTGTTCGTCAACCTACCTAGGTTCGAGAGGCCAGCAATGAAAAAAGACTTGCAACAGAAGAGCTCCAATGGGAGGAAGTCTTTTGACGGACCTAGTAAGCATTGTGGGGCAACTACTGGACCTCCGAGGAGATCATATGCGGACATAACGACTAACGGGGCGTATACAGGAGGCACAAAGAGAGAGGAGGCAACAATAACAACCATTCTGATCAACCCAGAAGAAGATAGGGGGTACTGGTGCAAGGAGGCCTGGGTTGGCAAGTTAAAGAAAGTGATGGAGGTGGGGACCTTAGAGGATCGTATAGCTTGGGAGTTAGGGTACAATACACGCACTAAGTTCCTCGAAGATGATATGGTCCTTCTTCCTGGGATGCCTGATCAGAAAGCCCAGCACATCATTCGTTCGGAGATGGAATCCGGAAATTCCCTCTTCTACTCTCTGGAGAAGTGGACGCCAGACTGCAGGCCCAACAACAGGGTTATTTGGCTTCAGGTGTGGGGATTCCCGATTCAGGTGTGGGAACTGGACCATCTCAGAAAAGCTGTAGCTACTATCGGCGATGTCATTGAGCTAGATGACGACACAGAAGACAGATATCGACTGGACCGGGCTAGGCTGTTGGTGCGGACACCTCTTCCGCCATCGATAAGGACAGAGGTTCACATTCATGTGGGGGACCTAGAGTATCGGGTATGGATTGTGGAAGAGATGGGGCTCGAAGTCGGGTTGACCCGGAAAGCAAACTCGCCGTCTGAGGGATGGTCGGAGGAGATATTATCGGACGACGTCATAGACGACGGCGACACTAGCTCTTCCTTCTCATAGGAGATGCACCACCGGAAACAGTCATCGTCTGATACCCAAGGGGTAGAGGGAGGGACCGTTGGGTGCCGACATGCGCTCAGACCTCTGGGTAAAACCCAAATGGACGTTACTTACCacgaaaagtcaaaacatgacgACGAAGGTATACAGGGCTCCTGTTGCGGTAAGCTCAACCTACGAGACAGCCATACAGGACCTGAGAAGGGATTAGTAAACACAAAAGAGGCAATACAGCAAGAACGAGGGCAGACTAATCACCTATCGGGAAGTAATTTGAACGTTGGAACAGGATCATCAGCTGACCAGAGCTATATTGGGGGAGAAGAGGTCCACGTAATGCAATCCCACTCTCTTCTAACATTGGGACAGACCCATCAAGGTGCTGGGCTAAGTTACAATAAGGGCCCAAATACGATATATGAGGGGTGTAGTAAGCAGGATGTTTACCCTGTAGTTCTCTCGGGTGTGCATCACGACCAGAGTCAAAAAACTGGTGGGTCAAGCAACAATATAGGCCCAACTTCGAAATTTGAGGGGTGTAATCAGGAGGTTTCACTATCTGTAGCCCAACCCATTAAAGAAACTCCAGATAAGTATTCTAAAGTCTATATTAGACAGAAACACTACCTCCACAAAGCTCGTCCCCTGCACATTGAGGGAAATCACCCTCAACTTCAACAAGGAGATGATGCTTCAGCAATTCAAACTGCCAACCAGGATAAGGCTAACAATTAGAATAATGTGGAAGCAGAAAGGAGACTAAAAAGCATTATTGAGTGCAGTGCTGAGGTGTTGGAAGAGGCTCAGCACTTATGGCATCTTGGAGAAAACATAGGCATGGAGGCACCTACAACTAATTCAGATATTCTTCAAAGCTATGCCTCTATGGAGTGCAGAGATAGAAAAGAAGCAATGGAGCTGGGGAACAAGAAATCTCTTAAATGAATATCCTGTCATATAACATTAGAGGGCTGGGTAGAGGTATCAAGTGGGCCTCTATCAGGAGTTTGGTTGGGAAACATAAGATAGACCTTCTTTGCTTGCAAGAAACTAAGAGGGACTTTCTGGATAAGGCAGTGTGCCAGGCTTTGTGGGGCCACTTAGACTTTGATTGAGAGTGGTTCCCTGCAGTGAATATTGCAGGGGGGCTATTGTGTGTCTGGAACAATAACAGCTTTCAGGTTGAGGTCAAAATTTCTGAAAGGGGATTCATCATGCTGGAGGGGGTTTGGTTGGCAAAAATGCAGAGAGTAGTGGTGGCCAATATATATGCTCCTTGTGAGATAGAAAGCAAGAGGCAATTGTGGCAGATGTTATTCTCAAGGAAGAACCAGTCCCAGGTTCAGCCTTGGTGCCTTGTAGGAGACTTTAACTGCATTAGACACCCAGCTGAAAGAATGGGAAGCAGCCATTACAATTCAGATGCTAATCTTATAGCTGAATTTAATGATTGGCTCGCTCAAATGGAGGTAGATGATATTCCCTGTGTGGGGAAGCCTTTTACTTGGGTTAGGCCTAATGGCTCTTGCAAGAGCAAGCTAGATAGAGTGCTAGTCATCATTGCCCCATTCTCATGAATTCTAAACACACTGATTGGGGCCCTAAGCCTTTTAGGGTCTTTGATGCTTGGCTGTCTAATAAGGATTACACTAAGGTGGTCAGGGACTGCTGGTCTGCAAATCAGCCTATGGGATGGGGGGGTTATGCATTAAAATGCAAACTTCAGACCCTCAAGCATAGGCTAAAAACTTGGAGCAGAGATAACTGTGGAGATTCGGGCAGCAAGGTGAAGCAAACACAGAAAAAGTTGAACGATTTGGAGAATTCTCTAACAACTCATCCCTCTGATCAGCAAGTCCAAGAGCTCAAGAGGACACAGGCTGACCTATGGGAGCAGTCTTTTCTTCATGAATCAATAGTGAGACAGAAGTCTAGGAGCAAGTGGATCAAAGAGGGTGATGGCAACACCTcttattttcacaaaatcataaattttagcaGAAGAAGGAATgccttgagagggttgcacATTGAGGGTAGATGGGTAGACAATCCTGCTGTGGTTAAGGCTGCAATTCTCCAGCACTTCCAAGGCAAATTTGCAGAACCCTCCTTGAACAGACCCAATCTGGATGGGGTGTCCTTTAATGTTTTATCCATTAACCAGAGAGATATGATGGTGGAACCTTTCAAAGAGGAGGAGATCTCTAGTGCTGTGTGGGCTTGTGGGAGTGACAAAAGTCCAGGGCCAGATGGACTTAATTTTAGGTTCATAAAGCACTTCTGGAACGAGCTGAAGCCTGAGTTCCTAAGGTTCTTCTCAGAATTTTATGTGAATGCAGTATTTTCTAAGGGCCTTAACTCATCATTCATTGCCCTCATTCCCAAGATCAAGGACCCCCAACTTATTAGTGACTTCAGACCTATATCCCTCATTGACTGCGTTTACAAAATCATTGCTAAAGTCCTATCAAATAGGCTAAGCAAGGTCATGAACCACTTATTAGATGAAAGGCAACTAGCTTTTGTTAAGAGCAGACAGCTGCTACATGGAGTTTTGATTGCAAACGAGGTTGTAGAGGAGGCTAGGAGATCTAAGAAGCCATGTCTGGTATTCaaggtggattttgaaaaaGCATATGACTCTGTGTCTTGGCATTTCCTCTTTTATATGATGAGACGAATGGGGTTTCATGAAAGGTGGATTGGCTGGATTAAGGGCTGCCTCTCATCAGCATCCATATCTATTCTAGTGAATGGAAGCCCAACTAAAGAATTTAAGCCTCAAAGAGGCTTGAGACAAGGAGACCCCTTGGCCCCACTTTTGTTTGATCTGGTTGCTGAAGGCTTGACAGGTATGATGAGGGAAGCTGTGTCCAAAAATTGTTACCACAGCTTTATGGTAGGTAAGAAAAGGGTTCCAGTCAACATCCTCCAATTTGCTAATGGCACCATATTCTTTGGGGAACCCACTATGGATAATGTTACAGCTCTTAAGGTTATTCTTAGAAGCTTTGAGATGGTTTCTTGCCttagaattaattttgctaAGAGCCAATTTGGTGCAATTGGCCAATCTGAGGAGTGGTGTAGTCTTGCTGCTGACTACTTGAATTGTGGTCCCCTGCAGTTCCCACTCACATACCTAGGGATGCCTATAGGTGTTAACCCTTGAAGGAAGGTGCTGTGGGAGCCTTTAATCAGAAAATTTGAGGCCAAATTGAATAAATGGAACCAGAGAAGTATCTCTATGGCAGGCagaattactttaattaatgcTGTCTTGACAGCTTTGCCTTTGTTTTATATGTCCTTTTTCAGGGTCCCTTCAGCAATCATTAAGAAGCTCACTGCTATTCAAAGACAATTTCTTTGGGGCggaaatttagaagaaaaaaagatagcTTGGGTTGCATGGAACCAAGTGTGTGCTCCTAAAGAAAAGGGAGGGTTGGGTATCAAAGATATCAAGGCTTTTAATAGAGCTCTCCTTATCAAGTGGAAATGGTTGATGTTTCAGCAACAAGATCATCTATGGAGCAGAATACTCACTTCAACGTACAGGGGTTGGAGAGGCTTGGAAGAGGGCCCTCCTAAGCAGATTTTTTCCTCTTGGTGGTCTGACTTAAGATCTATTACTCATCACAGCAGCATGGTTGCTATCAATAAGCAATTTCACTGGAAACTGGGCAGTGGTGATCAAATCCTATTTTGGGAAGACTCTTGGGTGGGAGAAGGAATTACTCTTAAAGACAAATACCCAGAATTATATCAAATATCATCCCAAAAATTAAAGACAGTGGCAAGCATGGGGATCTTTGGAGAATCTGGTTGGGAGTGGAAATTCTCCTGGAGAAGATGTCTATTTGACAATGAACTGGGGGGTGCTTCAGCTTTTATTGACCAGACTGCAGCAATAAGCACTAACGCAGCCTTGATGGATTCTTGGGTGTGGGGAGCTGAACCAAGTGGGATTTTTTCTACAAACTCTGCTTATAATTGTATCAAAGCTGACCAGTTACCTCATCAGCCCATTAGTGGCTTTAGACAGCTATGGGAAATCAAAATCCCCCCTACAGCTTTATCTTTTGCTTGGAGATTACTCTGGGATAGGCTTCCTTCTAAGGAAAACCTAATTAGGAGGCAGATTGTCCTTCAAAATGACCTCTGCCCCTTCTGCCAAAGCCAAGTCGAATCTGCCTCCCACCTATTTTTCACTTGTCATAAAATTATGCCTTTGTGGTGGGAATTTAATTCTTGGGTCAAGGAAGATAGAGCTCTGCACAGCAACCCTATGGATAACTTTCTTCAGCATTGCTCCTTGGCTGGCTCGAGGAGCTCCAATAGAAGGAGGAAGGTCTGGTGGATAGCAGCTACAAGATTGATATGGAACCTCAGAAAtgacatgatttttaataatcagCCTTTTGTCATTTCCAAATTGGTGGATAATGCAATCTTTCTCACTTGGTCATGGCTGAGGGGGTGGGAAAAGGACTTCAATGTTCCTTTTCACCAATGGTCCTCAGCTATGTCTTTGTCTTTTACCTAGTCTGTGATTTGTAGGGTTGGGCATTGTTATTCTTTGTTGGCTTCTCATTTGCTGGTTATGTTCTTGTGTTTTAGGAGATACTATATCCTATGTTTCCTTGTAGTACCCCTGGTACTattcttatcatatatataatattatctttggccgttcaaaaaaaaaaaaaataagcaatgGCCACATAAGTCCCATGCGCATGCAAGAAAATTTCTAAACAACACTCACTTATGAGATATGACACTTCCATAAAGCTGCTTTTCTCTGCCAAGTCCTCAATAGGATATCCTCTATATCTAAGGATTCCAGCATCACCATCAATGTAAGAAATCCTTGAGATGACAGGAGCAGTGTTCAAATAGCCAGGATCATAAAGTTTGAGTCCCTTGTCATTTTTCCCAGTTGATATCTACAAatcaaaaattagaaaacctCATAATCAAATACTAGAACAATATTAACATACACAATCATCATTACAATTAATTCCAAAACACCCCACCAACCATTTCAGCATGTCACTATAACATCTGAATAAAATacttacaaaagaaaaataccttacTAACCTTAGGGCTTGTTTGGATTGAGAaaacctattttattttctgtttttacttttaattacaaaagcgtcaccttgttttcattttatttatttatctttttttcaaaagtttgcGTAAGAAACAGTGAAAACAACCTTTTCTTTCTCTGTTATTACTGTTTTCTATGCGTATTTTCAAATACAAAAGAGTGACACCAATTCCAAATGAGTGAATCACCAATTTGATCCCAGCAATTGAAGCAGTCTGTCAATTTGGTCACTGGCATTAATGAAATGATCCCTGAAACCATTTTGATGAAACCGACCCCCCCACCCCCTCTTTGTCTTCTCcatttaaaaaccatttttttcaCCTTCGTCTCCACAATTCTCAAAATTATCGTCTTGCTCTTAAACAAGAGCTTAGGAAAAACATTTCTTCAAAATTTCCAATTTTGAGGGCACAGTGACATATATAAGAAATATCATGGCACGCGCGTGGGTGCTTTAGTTGGATGCCACACAAGCATTTAACATCCCAACTCTGCCTTTTGAACAGCAAATTGATTGACAATTTACATTTTCAGCTATCATTTTGTCATTTTGATCATGTCAGCAACCAAATCAACCGACCCCTAGACCAAATTGGCAATTCATTCATTCCAAACAATTCAAGAAACTGGGTAAATCACCTATTTCCTCCTTGAAACTAAGGAAATTCAAAAAAGTCCATGAAAAAAATGTCAATCACATTAGTCCAACTTTATATTAACATGTGTTCAGGAGCCAAAATGCCTGTAGGTAATTAAGTTTACAGACTTAGATAAACCAGCAAGTCGATTTGTTTGGAATTTCCATAGTTTTAAAACCTATGTGACATTGCTAAAAActttgaaggactaaaaaagtaatttatccaAGCACGAAGGAGCAAAACTGAGCACAACCCAATTCACCAAATTCAAACCACTTTCGATGGCCAAGAGAAAATCTGTCGACGAAACCACAACTTTCTCGAAAAAAGCACATCAATATCAAAATACACCACAAACAGCCATTCAAAAGAGGAACCAACCCCAACTCCAAAACCATACAAAGAATGCAAAAGGACAAAATTTGACGAAAACCTACTTCAAGAAATCCGAAAAGGAAGAGGAAAAGCAGCATCAGCAGTACCTT
This window harbors:
- the LOC100805556 gene encoding citrate synthase, glyoxysomal is translated as MSKTTTSSSEQTARNRLATLAAHLLPSDAASATAILRPHRLSAPAGSSPPVNLKGTVTVVDERTGKKYQIEVTPDGTVRASDFKKISTGKNDKGLKLYDPGYLNTAPVISRISYIDGDAGILRYRGYPIEDLAEKSSFMEVSYLIMYGNLPSESQLTEWEFTISQHSAVPQGVLDMIQSMPHDAHPMGMLVNAMSALSVYHPDANPALKGLDIYNSKQVRDKQVARVIGKITTIAAAINLRLAGRPPVLPSNKLSYTENFLYMLDSFGNRSYKPNPRLTRALDIIFILHAEHEMNCSTSAVRHLSSSGVDVYTAIAGAVGALYGPLHGGANEAVLKMLSEIGTAENIPAFIEGVKSRKRKLSGFGHRVYKNYDPRAKVLRKLTEEVFTIVGRDPLIEIAVALEKIALSDEYFIKRKLYPNVDFYSGLIYRAMGFQPEFFTVLFAIPRMAGYLAHWRESLDDPDTKIMRPQQVYVGEWLRHYAPINQRTTSSNTDKLGQLAVSNASKRRLAGSGA